In Kitasatospora sp. NBC_00240, the following are encoded in one genomic region:
- a CDS encoding protein kinase, whose translation MGLGTVANRFSVVGPVGRGNMGEVHRAVDLEAPEGSPDREVALKTVLRSRTGLAIDASQDSKDVERFRREVDIMRRLSPRHPNLTRLIAGGVDTPATGGGLPYLVMELLDGSPLGDLIDEEPQLPVSWAAAIAAQIAAGLASAHAAGIVHRDLKPANVMLTQDGTVKILDFGMGRIVDDTDRTRLTSTGVGVGTARYMAPEQFRAEQVTAPADLYALGCILYELLIGKPPFAAKTPYDLSQQHQHDAPPSLTVVRPDLPPELVRLVSRLLEKDQANRPENATLVREALVPLALVPDETATLLAPHWTAMDPVERLRAEFPEPAPAAPVPVPRPPRRVPDAMDVFGIHRTLIDEYERFTKGAAIVRDGRIAGFIEDDLAGKSQWPNPWLSLNPFFADGGQVTDLVRDEVLDPKCAEIFQAGKKKTSPRPDGRPLTFHRHQREAIEAAQAGDSYVLTTGTGSGKSLSYIVPIVDRVLKERATERPGAPRRVRAIVVYPMNALANSQRQELKKYLRYGFGKGNEPVTFARYTGQESEEQREELRKNPPDILLTNYVMLELMLTRPDDRKSLIRMAEGLQFLVFDELHTYRGRQGADVALLIRRVREACRAAATLQCIGTSATMSTEGTWEEQQREVAKVAGRLFGTTVLPRRVIGETLVRATGEPLATVPAERLRAVAAPRGYEALTKDPLARWIESRFGLEREDGTGRLRRRPPGKIEEAAAELTAVSGIPEETVREAIRATLEAGSQAKHPVTERPLFAFRLHQFLSKGDTVYTTLEDPLARPLTRTYQLELAAGTGSAGRPLFPLAFCRECGQEYVTVWRTTEDGTVRYEPRRDTSASGGRAGEGYLYIGVPGEDYEWPADPQRAVDDRRLPESWLEPDANGATVVKKSYRPRVPQRVVVDPRGGESGEGLVAAFVPAPFLFCLHCQISYEQTRGRDFAKLATLDQEGRSSATSVISATIVKSLRAVPEEVLSAEARKLLTFVDNRQDASLQAGHFNDFAQVTQLRGALYRAAVQAGEEGLRHDDLAQAVTDVMGLAPREYTGNSALAPGLERRATKTFRDVVGYRLYRDLERGWRITMPNLEQTGLLRIDYEDLDWIAAHQDDWNTAHEALREAEPALRSEVARALLDYLRRALAIDVQYFRDDFDSLQRASEERLTGPWVLAESDKPGIGTAYPTASKPGMERTALFLSARGKFGKYLKRTAPAFRALDVTGLQKVIEDLLKVLCDRELVREVEVVPETSGPAFRRRTAEKRTGYRVSAAVLVWRAGTGETGAVDPLTRTYSSGEGPRVNPFFRRLYQDAAAGLAGLFAREHTAQVTPEEREQREKDFRTAALPLLYCSPTMELGVDISSLNAVMMRNVPPTPANYAQRSGRAGRSGQPALVTTYCATGNSHDQYYFRHSQAMVAGQVAPPRLDLANEDLVRSHLQGIWLAETAMRLGRAVPDVIDVTYDPNGEERPDPEMPLPLRSHIRDESLDESARLRAVTAARTVLSPLIPDFADTTWWYDTWIEDQVTKAPATFDEAFERWRELFRAAVLDQYEQNRRVVDTTLSNGEQSRARSRRREAETQRDLLLNRSTDAKSVMSDFNPYRYLASEGFLPGYSFPRLPLAAYIPRSGSRRNSDGDYLQRPRFLAIREFGPGALIYHEGARYQVTRIQLPPDASGDLATAESRRCGDCGYHHEVQVGSNRCEMCKEPLPTKRSNLLQLHTVYTTPRERISSDEEERRRAGFRLETSYAFQDHGIRKGRLTSHVSDAGDTPVLALDYGDSATVRITNLGRVRDKENEPDGYWLDLGDGRWLNDKAAADAIEGTGMPVADEDGNEKRRKKRVLPYVQDRRNILVVTLDEPQPEPVALSFMYALERGIEAAFELEDAELTAELLPPDDGPRRRILFTEAAEGGAGVLRRLQHDRHALAKAARTALDICHFDERGVDQGGPDEDRECARGCYECLLTYGNQTHHQKLSRHAAGPLLLRLATARTERAARGESRTEQFHRLAADQSAAGADGGAEPSATVTPMEADLAELVAAGDLLGWLKAKGHRLPDEVTVFVPEAAARPDLIFRVDGGNVAVFVDGPFHSDDATRDADAVGRLEDNGWDVLRFPAGADWDTLVERNAGYFRTR comes from the coding sequence GTGGGTCTGGGGACGGTCGCGAACAGGTTCAGCGTTGTGGGGCCCGTTGGTCGCGGCAACATGGGAGAGGTCCACCGGGCGGTCGACCTCGAAGCCCCGGAGGGCTCGCCGGACCGGGAGGTCGCCCTGAAGACCGTCCTGCGCAGCCGGACCGGCCTCGCGATCGACGCGTCCCAGGACAGCAAGGATGTCGAACGGTTCCGCCGCGAGGTGGACATCATGCGCCGCCTCTCGCCCCGGCATCCCAATCTGACCCGGCTCATCGCCGGAGGTGTGGATACTCCGGCCACCGGCGGCGGCCTGCCTTACCTGGTGATGGAGCTGCTCGACGGGAGCCCGCTCGGCGACCTGATCGACGAGGAACCCCAGCTCCCGGTCTCCTGGGCCGCCGCCATCGCCGCGCAGATTGCGGCGGGCCTGGCCTCGGCGCACGCGGCCGGAATCGTCCACCGCGACCTCAAGCCGGCCAACGTGATGCTGACCCAGGACGGCACGGTCAAGATCCTCGACTTCGGCATGGGCCGGATCGTCGACGACACCGACCGGACCCGGCTCACCAGCACCGGGGTGGGCGTCGGCACCGCCCGATACATGGCCCCGGAGCAGTTCCGGGCCGAACAGGTGACAGCACCCGCCGACCTCTACGCACTGGGCTGCATCCTGTACGAGCTGCTGATCGGCAAGCCGCCCTTCGCCGCCAAAACGCCCTACGACCTCTCCCAGCAGCACCAGCACGACGCTCCGCCGTCCCTCACGGTCGTCCGCCCGGACCTGCCGCCCGAGCTGGTGCGGCTCGTCTCCCGGCTGCTGGAGAAGGACCAGGCCAACCGGCCGGAGAACGCCACCCTGGTCCGCGAGGCGCTGGTCCCGCTCGCCCTGGTCCCGGACGAGACCGCCACCCTGCTCGCCCCGCACTGGACCGCGATGGATCCGGTCGAACGGCTGCGCGCCGAGTTCCCCGAGCCCGCGCCGGCCGCCCCCGTGCCGGTTCCGCGTCCGCCGCGCCGCGTGCCGGACGCGATGGACGTGTTCGGCATCCACCGGACCCTGATCGACGAGTACGAGCGCTTCACCAAGGGTGCCGCGATCGTCCGGGACGGCCGGATCGCCGGCTTCATCGAGGACGACCTGGCGGGCAAGTCGCAGTGGCCCAATCCGTGGCTCTCCCTCAATCCCTTCTTCGCGGACGGGGGCCAGGTCACCGACCTGGTCCGGGACGAGGTCCTCGACCCGAAGTGCGCCGAGATCTTCCAGGCGGGCAAGAAGAAGACGTCGCCGCGCCCCGACGGCCGGCCGCTCACCTTCCACCGCCACCAGCGCGAGGCGATCGAGGCCGCGCAGGCCGGCGACTCCTACGTGCTCACCACGGGCACCGGCTCCGGCAAGTCGCTCTCCTACATCGTTCCTATCGTCGACCGGGTGCTCAAGGAGCGCGCAACGGAGCGGCCGGGTGCTCCCCGGCGGGTCCGCGCGATCGTCGTGTACCCGATGAACGCACTTGCCAACTCCCAGCGCCAGGAACTGAAGAAGTACCTGCGGTACGGATTCGGCAAGGGCAACGAGCCGGTCACCTTCGCCCGCTACACCGGCCAGGAGAGCGAGGAGCAGCGTGAGGAATTGCGCAAGAACCCCCCGGACATCCTGCTCACCAACTACGTGATGCTGGAGCTGATGCTCACCCGGCCCGACGACCGGAAGAGCCTGATCCGCATGGCCGAGGGCCTGCAGTTCCTGGTCTTCGACGAATTGCACACCTACCGCGGCCGACAGGGCGCCGATGTCGCCCTGCTGATCCGCCGGGTCCGTGAGGCCTGCCGGGCCGCCGCCACGCTCCAGTGCATCGGCACGTCCGCGACCATGTCGACGGAGGGCACTTGGGAGGAGCAGCAGCGGGAGGTCGCCAAGGTCGCCGGCCGGCTCTTCGGCACAACCGTGCTGCCGAGGCGCGTGATCGGCGAGACGCTCGTCCGCGCCACCGGGGAGCCGCTCGCGACCGTCCCGGCCGAACGGCTGCGGGCCGTCGCCGCGCCCCGCGGGTACGAGGCGCTGACGAAGGACCCGCTGGCCCGCTGGATCGAGTCGAGGTTCGGGCTGGAGCGCGAGGACGGGACCGGACGCCTGCGTCGCCGCCCCCCTGGCAAGATCGAGGAAGCGGCGGCCGAACTCACCGCGGTGTCCGGGATCCCCGAGGAGACCGTCCGGGAGGCGATCAGGGCGACGTTGGAGGCCGGCTCGCAGGCCAAGCACCCGGTGACCGAGCGGCCGCTGTTCGCGTTCCGCCTGCACCAGTTCCTGTCCAAGGGCGACACCGTCTACACCACACTGGAAGACCCGCTCGCCCGCCCGCTCACCCGCACCTACCAGCTGGAGCTGGCCGCCGGCACCGGCAGCGCCGGCCGGCCGCTCTTCCCGCTGGCGTTCTGCCGCGAGTGCGGCCAGGAGTACGTCACCGTGTGGCGCACCACCGAGGACGGAACGGTCCGCTACGAGCCCCGCCGCGACACCTCCGCCTCCGGCGGGCGCGCGGGCGAGGGCTACCTCTACATCGGCGTGCCGGGCGAGGACTACGAGTGGCCGGCCGACCCGCAGCGCGCGGTCGACGACCGGCGGCTCCCCGAGTCGTGGCTGGAGCCGGACGCCAACGGCGCCACCGTGGTGAAGAAGTCCTACCGGCCGCGGGTGCCGCAGCGCGTCGTCGTCGACCCGCGCGGCGGCGAATCGGGTGAGGGGCTGGTCGCCGCGTTCGTGCCCGCGCCCTTCCTGTTCTGCCTGCACTGCCAGATCTCCTACGAGCAGACCCGTGGCCGGGACTTCGCCAAGCTGGCGACCCTCGACCAGGAGGGTCGCTCCTCGGCGACGTCCGTGATCTCCGCGACGATCGTGAAGTCGCTGCGTGCCGTGCCCGAGGAGGTGCTGTCCGCCGAGGCCCGCAAGCTCCTCACCTTCGTCGACAACCGGCAGGACGCCTCCCTCCAGGCCGGTCATTTCAACGACTTCGCCCAGGTCACGCAGCTGCGCGGGGCCCTGTACCGGGCCGCGGTGCAGGCCGGGGAGGAGGGGCTGCGCCACGACGACCTCGCACAGGCGGTCACCGATGTCATGGGGCTCGCCCCACGCGAGTACACCGGCAATTCGGCCCTGGCACCCGGGCTGGAGCGGCGGGCCACCAAGACGTTCCGCGACGTCGTCGGCTACCGCCTCTACCGGGACCTGGAACGCGGCTGGCGCATCACCATGCCCAACCTGGAGCAGACCGGCCTGCTCCGCATCGACTACGAGGACCTGGACTGGATCGCCGCGCACCAGGACGACTGGAACACGGCTCACGAAGCCCTGCGCGAGGCCGAGCCGGCCCTGCGCAGCGAGGTGGCCCGCGCACTGCTCGACTACTTGCGCCGGGCCCTCGCCATCGACGTCCAGTACTTCCGCGACGACTTCGACAGCCTGCAGCGCGCCAGCGAGGAGCGGCTGACCGGCCCCTGGGTGCTGGCGGAGAGCGACAAGCCCGGCATCGGCACCGCCTACCCGACCGCGTCCAAGCCGGGCATGGAGCGCACCGCGCTGTTCCTGTCCGCACGAGGCAAGTTCGGTAAGTACCTCAAGCGCACGGCGCCGGCCTTCCGCGCCCTCGATGTGACCGGGCTTCAGAAGGTCATCGAGGACCTGCTGAAGGTGCTGTGCGACAGGGAGCTCGTACGCGAGGTGGAGGTCGTACCCGAGACTTCCGGCCCCGCCTTCCGTCGACGCACCGCCGAGAAGCGCACCGGTTACCGGGTGTCCGCCGCCGTGCTGGTCTGGCGTGCGGGAACAGGCGAAACGGGAGCCGTCGACCCTCTGACCCGTACCTACAGCAGTGGCGAGGGCCCGCGCGTCAACCCGTTCTTCCGCCGCCTCTACCAGGACGCGGCCGCCGGCCTCGCCGGACTGTTCGCCCGTGAACACACCGCGCAGGTCACCCCGGAGGAGCGCGAGCAGCGCGAGAAGGACTTCCGCACCGCCGCCCTGCCGCTGCTGTACTGCTCCCCCACGATGGAGCTGGGCGTGGACATCTCCTCACTCAACGCCGTCATGATGCGCAACGTGCCGCCCACACCCGCCAACTACGCCCAGCGCTCCGGCCGGGCCGGCCGGTCCGGGCAGCCCGCGTTGGTCACCACCTACTGCGCGACGGGCAACAGCCACGACCAGTACTACTTCCGCCACTCACAGGCCATGGTCGCCGGGCAGGTCGCCCCGCCACGCCTGGACCTGGCCAACGAGGACCTGGTCCGTTCCCACCTGCAGGGCATCTGGCTGGCCGAAACGGCCATGCGGCTGGGCCGCGCCGTCCCGGACGTCATCGACGTCACCTACGACCCGAACGGGGAGGAACGTCCCGACCCCGAGATGCCGCTGCCGCTGCGCTCCCACATCCGTGACGAGTCCCTCGACGAGAGCGCCCGGCTCCGGGCCGTCACGGCCGCCCGCACCGTGCTGTCGCCGCTGATCCCCGACTTCGCGGACACCACCTGGTGGTACGACACCTGGATCGAGGACCAGGTCACCAAGGCCCCCGCCACCTTCGACGAGGCATTCGAACGGTGGCGGGAGCTGTTCCGCGCCGCCGTGCTCGACCAGTACGAGCAGAATCGGCGAGTCGTCGACACCACCCTGAGCAACGGCGAACAGTCGCGCGCCCGTTCGCGCCGCCGCGAGGCCGAGACGCAGCGCGACCTGCTGCTGAACCGCTCCACCGACGCCAAGTCGGTCATGAGCGACTTCAACCCGTACCGCTACCTCGCCTCCGAGGGCTTCCTGCCCGGCTACAGCTTCCCGCGCCTGCCGCTGGCCGCCTACATCCCGCGTTCCGGCAGCCGCCGCAACAGCGACGGCGACTACCTCCAGCGCCCCCGCTTCCTCGCGATCCGCGAGTTCGGCCCCGGCGCGCTGATCTACCACGAGGGTGCCCGGTACCAGGTCACCCGGATCCAGCTCCCGCCGGACGCCTCCGGCGATCTGGCGACGGCCGAGTCCAGGCGCTGCGGCGACTGCGGCTACCACCACGAGGTCCAGGTGGGCAGCAACCGCTGCGAGATGTGCAAGGAACCGCTGCCCACCAAGCGCAGCAACCTGCTGCAGCTGCACACCGTCTACACCACCCCCCGCGAGCGGATCTCCTCCGACGAGGAGGAGCGGCGCCGGGCCGGCTTCCGTCTGGAGACCTCCTACGCGTTCCAGGACCACGGCATCCGCAAGGGCCGCCTCACCTCGCACGTCAGCGACGCCGGCGACACCCCGGTGCTCGCCCTGGACTACGGCGACTCCGCCACCGTCCGCATCACCAACCTGGGGCGGGTCCGCGACAAGGAGAACGAGCCGGACGGCTACTGGCTCGACCTCGGCGACGGCCGCTGGCTCAACGACAAGGCCGCGGCGGACGCCATCGAAGGCACGGGTATGCCGGTCGCCGACGAGGACGGCAACGAGAAGCGCCGCAAGAAGCGGGTCCTGCCGTACGTCCAGGACCGACGCAACATCCTCGTCGTCACCCTTGACGAGCCGCAGCCGGAACCGGTCGCACTGTCGTTCATGTACGCGCTGGAGCGGGGCATCGAGGCCGCCTTCGAGCTGGAGGACGCCGAGCTGACCGCCGAACTCCTGCCCCCGGACGACGGCCCGCGCCGCCGGATCCTCTTCACCGAGGCGGCGGAGGGCGGTGCCGGCGTGCTGCGCCGGCTCCAGCACGACCGGCATGCGCTCGCCAAGGCCGCCCGCACCGCCCTGGACATCTGCCACTTCGACGAGCGGGGGGTCGACCAGGGCGGTCCGGACGAGGACCGGGAGTGCGCGCGGGGCTGCTACGAGTGTCTCCTGACGTACGGGAACCAGACCCACCACCAGAAGCTCAGCCGCCACGCGGCCGGCCCGCTGCTGCTGCGGCTCGCCACGGCGCGGACCGAGCGGGCGGCCCGCGGGGAGTCGCGCACCGAGCAGTTCCACCGCCTGGCGGCCGATCAGTCGGCTGCCGGTGCGGACGGCGGCGCCGAGCCGTCGGCGACCGTCACGCCGATGGAGGCCGACCTCGCCGAACTGGTCGCGGCCGGTGACCTCCTCGGCTGGCTCAAGGCCAAGGGACACCGACTGCCGGACGAGGTGACGGTCTTCGTCCCGGAGGCCGCGGCCCGCCCCGACCTGATCTTCCGCGTCGACGGCGGCAACGTGGCAGTGTTCGTCGACGGGCCCTTCCACAGCGACGACGCCACCCGCGACGCCGACGCGGTGGGCCGGTTGGAGGACAACGGCTGGGACGTCCTGCGGTTCCCCGCCGGGGCGGACTGGGACACTCTCGTCGAGAGGAACGCCGGCTACTTCCGCACCCGCTGA
- a CDS encoding DEAD/DEAH box helicase, whose protein sequence is MSPTYTAGSLVTARGREWVVLPESAADLLVLRPLGGSDDDIAAVFPAFEDVEQAVFADPGPDDLGDQYAAGLLRTALRIGFRSGAGPFRSLASIAVEPRAYQLVPLLMALRQRTVRLLVSDDVGIGKTIEAGLIAKELLAQGEASRLAVLCSPALAEQWQGELREKFGIDAELVLSSTVSRLERDLELGQSLFKKHPYTIISTDFIKSTRHREDFVRHCPDLVIVDEAHTCVAADDAHAGPKSGANQLRYELLRRVAADPERHLLLLTATPHSGKESAFRNLLGLVKPELAELDLDNPAGRARLAEHFIARKRADVRSYLTKEDGLADDSLAERTAFPSDRWTKDEPYKLAPGYRALLDDAIAYAGDRVRAAGDEGKREARIAWWSVIALLRSMVSSPRAAAQSLRTRSASATARTAQEADVLGAPLNTDAADSDTLEGLDVAPGAGETEDAGARLLELAERAQALEGTQHDAKLKALVKHLKSLLADGYHPIVFCRYIPTAEYLAEELTGALGRKAKVAAVTGTISPQQRLERIEELAAEGADDTAARRVLIATDCLSEGVNLQHHFDAVVHYDLAWNPTRHDQREGRVDRYGQKRDQVRVITMFGEDNGIDGKVLEVLFAKHRQIQKDLGISVSVPDETASGVTDAIVEWLLLHGRQGVQDSLFDMPAAQQSFDKAEREWNSAAEREKTSRSKYAQRSIHPEEVAREVAAVRAALGGAEEVRDFTLAALHGLDALVRDPRDGTGDFTAQVGGTPAGLRDALAATLGGRIVEEDRQIPFRTDPAIARGEAALVRTDPAVGALASYVLDSALDANTPGPRPARRCGVLTTDAVTVRTTLLLVRYRFHLTLPSRTGEKQVVAEDARLLAFEGMPARARWLDDEAAAELLAARASDNTNPQLARNQIVRTLDGKDELTDHLKEYGKRLAAELDASHRRVRRAGKEIVLGLKVVPQEDADILGAYVYLPATPAPAAVPSAGAVA, encoded by the coding sequence ATGAGCCCCACGTACACGGCCGGCTCGCTGGTGACCGCCCGCGGCCGGGAATGGGTGGTACTGCCCGAGAGCGCCGCCGATCTGCTCGTCCTGCGCCCACTGGGCGGCAGCGACGACGACATCGCCGCCGTCTTCCCGGCCTTCGAGGACGTCGAGCAGGCCGTGTTCGCCGACCCCGGCCCGGACGACCTGGGCGACCAGTACGCCGCCGGGCTGCTGCGCACCGCGCTGCGCATCGGCTTCCGGTCCGGCGCCGGGCCGTTCCGCTCGCTCGCCTCCATCGCGGTCGAGCCGCGCGCCTACCAGCTGGTGCCACTGCTCATGGCGCTGCGCCAGCGCACCGTCCGGCTGCTGGTCTCGGACGACGTCGGCATCGGCAAGACCATCGAGGCCGGCCTCATTGCCAAGGAACTGCTGGCCCAGGGCGAGGCGAGCCGGCTGGCCGTGCTGTGCTCCCCGGCACTGGCCGAGCAGTGGCAGGGCGAGCTGCGGGAGAAGTTCGGCATCGACGCCGAACTGGTGCTCTCCTCCACCGTCTCCCGGCTGGAGCGCGATCTGGAGCTCGGCCAGTCGCTCTTCAAGAAGCACCCCTACACGATCATCTCGACCGACTTCATCAAGTCCACCCGCCACCGCGAGGACTTCGTCCGCCACTGCCCCGACCTGGTCATCGTCGACGAGGCACACACATGCGTCGCCGCCGACGACGCCCACGCCGGCCCCAAGTCCGGCGCCAACCAGCTCCGTTACGAGCTGCTCCGGCGGGTGGCCGCCGACCCCGAGCGGCACCTGCTGCTGCTCACCGCGACCCCGCACTCCGGCAAGGAGTCCGCGTTCCGCAACCTGCTCGGCCTGGTCAAGCCCGAGCTGGCCGAGCTGGACCTGGACAACCCGGCCGGCCGGGCCCGGCTCGCCGAGCACTTCATCGCCCGCAAGCGCGCGGACGTCCGCAGCTACCTCACCAAGGAGGACGGCCTCGCCGACGACTCGCTCGCCGAGCGCACCGCCTTCCCCTCCGACCGCTGGACCAAGGACGAGCCGTACAAGCTCGCCCCCGGCTACCGGGCACTGCTCGACGACGCGATCGCCTACGCGGGCGACCGCGTCCGGGCCGCCGGCGACGAGGGCAAGCGCGAGGCGCGGATCGCCTGGTGGTCGGTGATCGCGCTGCTGCGCTCGATGGTCTCCTCACCGCGGGCCGCCGCCCAGTCCCTGCGGACCCGCTCGGCCTCCGCCACGGCCCGGACCGCCCAGGAGGCGGACGTGCTGGGCGCGCCGCTGAACACCGACGCCGCGGACAGCGACACCCTCGAAGGCCTGGACGTCGCCCCCGGCGCCGGCGAGACCGAGGACGCCGGCGCCCGGCTGCTGGAGCTGGCCGAGCGGGCGCAGGCCCTGGAGGGCACGCAGCACGACGCGAAGCTGAAGGCGCTGGTCAAGCACCTCAAGTCACTCCTCGCTGACGGCTACCACCCGATCGTCTTCTGCCGTTACATCCCCACCGCCGAATACCTCGCCGAGGAACTGACCGGAGCCCTCGGCCGCAAGGCGAAGGTCGCCGCCGTCACCGGCACCATCTCCCCGCAGCAGCGGCTGGAGCGCATCGAGGAACTCGCCGCCGAGGGCGCCGACGACACGGCCGCCCGCCGCGTGCTCATCGCCACCGACTGCCTCTCGGAGGGCGTCAACCTCCAGCACCACTTCGACGCCGTCGTCCACTACGACCTGGCCTGGAACCCGACCCGCCACGACCAGCGCGAAGGCCGCGTCGACCGGTACGGGCAGAAGCGCGACCAGGTCCGTGTCATCACCATGTTCGGCGAGGACAACGGCATCGACGGCAAGGTGCTGGAGGTCCTGTTCGCCAAGCACCGGCAGATCCAGAAGGACCTCGGCATCTCCGTGTCGGTGCCCGACGAGACCGCGTCCGGCGTCACCGACGCCATCGTCGAGTGGCTGCTGCTCCACGGCCGGCAGGGCGTCCAGGACAGCCTGTTCGACATGCCCGCCGCCCAGCAGTCCTTCGACAAGGCGGAACGGGAGTGGAACTCGGCCGCCGAACGCGAGAAGACCTCCCGCTCCAAGTACGCCCAGCGGTCCATCCACCCCGAAGAGGTCGCCCGCGAGGTGGCCGCCGTCCGGGCGGCCCTGGGTGGGGCGGAGGAGGTCCGCGACTTCACGCTCGCCGCACTGCACGGGCTGGACGCCCTGGTCCGCGACCCCCGGGACGGCACCGGCGACTTCACCGCGCAGGTCGGCGGTACCCCCGCGGGGCTGCGCGACGCGCTCGCGGCCACCCTCGGCGGGCGCATCGTCGAGGAGGACCGCCAGATCCCGTTCCGCACCGACCCGGCGATCGCCCGGGGCGAGGCGGCTCTCGTCCGCACCGACCCTGCCGTCGGAGCGCTCGCCTCCTACGTCCTCGACTCCGCCCTCGACGCGAACACCCCCGGTCCACGGCCCGCCCGCCGCTGCGGCGTGCTCACCACGGATGCGGTGACCGTCCGCACCACGCTGCTGCTCGTCCGGTACCGGTTCCACCTCACCCTGCCGTCGCGCACCGGGGAGAAGCAGGTGGTCGCCGAGGACGCACGGCTGCTCGCCTTCGAGGGCATGCCGGCCCGGGCCCGCTGGCTCGACGACGAAGCCGCGGCCGAGTTGCTGGCGGCACGCGCCTCGGACAACACCAACCCGCAGCTGGCCCGCAACCAGATCGTCCGGACCCTGGACGGCAAGGACGAACTGACGGATCACCTGAAGGAGTACGGCAAACGCCTCGCCGCCGAACTCGACGCCTCCCACCGGCGGGTCCGCAGGGCAGGCAAGGAGATCGTCTTGGGCCTGAAGGTCGTCCCGCAGGAGGACGCCGACATCCTCGGCGCGTACGTCTACCTGCCCGCCACCCCCGCGCCCGCCGCCGTCCCGTCCGCAGGAGCCGTCGCCTGA
- a CDS encoding N-6 DNA methylase — MEDPAAPRPVPDDAQPATLVTSAEIARLAGVTRAAVSNWRRRYEDFPPAAAGSASSPLFDWPAVQEWLRRRDRHQDVSLEVQTWQALRAAYGDATVAAVAAAARHFVRPRSSGTATADAEHHMPAAVQALLDRFAEESEPNAALRALTDRMADSARRAGSDQVTSPLIVRAVGHFAPEPRPGWTVFDPACGIGALLLAPGSGPDLVRIGQDSDADAVDIVLARSSLADYGDVRIAHGDSLRADRYPGLAADLVLCDPPVAAGDWGRDELLLDHRWEFGTPSRAEGELAWLQHAYAHTAPGGHVLMVMPASVAYRKAGRRIRAELVRRGIVRQIVALPGGVASGHVLPIHLWTLRRPEEGDPRPDSVHLIDLTENNPGGPLQPTDAQVVDVPLVDLLDDVVDLTPAAHLPTARRDLADEYEQARSDLADALAGLGGRLPDLRRGDGADLWDGATVTVSDLIRAGLVELQAGEPRVVGGQVDPEYLDGFLRAGSNVRRSTSQSGSYRLDVKGARIPQRELPVQRRYGTAFRALLDMEREAGRVAEAAQRLADIAREGLGSGNLEPGGG, encoded by the coding sequence ATGGAAGACCCAGCTGCGCCCCGACCGGTCCCCGACGACGCACAACCAGCCACGCTGGTCACCAGTGCCGAGATCGCCCGCCTCGCAGGCGTCACCCGAGCCGCGGTCTCCAACTGGCGGCGGCGCTACGAGGACTTCCCGCCTGCCGCGGCCGGAAGCGCTTCGAGTCCGCTCTTCGACTGGCCCGCCGTGCAGGAATGGCTACGTCGACGAGACCGGCACCAGGACGTCTCCCTCGAGGTCCAGACCTGGCAGGCGCTGCGCGCTGCTTACGGCGACGCCACGGTCGCCGCCGTGGCCGCCGCAGCGAGGCACTTCGTGCGTCCAAGGTCCTCCGGAACCGCCACTGCGGACGCGGAACACCACATGCCCGCCGCGGTGCAGGCCCTGCTCGACCGGTTCGCCGAGGAGTCGGAGCCGAACGCCGCACTGCGCGCACTCACCGACCGGATGGCCGACTCCGCCCGTCGCGCCGGGTCCGACCAGGTCACCTCCCCACTGATCGTCCGGGCGGTCGGCCACTTCGCGCCGGAACCCCGGCCGGGCTGGACCGTGTTCGATCCGGCATGCGGCATCGGGGCCCTGCTCCTCGCGCCGGGATCCGGACCCGATCTCGTCCGAATCGGCCAGGACAGTGACGCCGACGCCGTGGACATCGTTCTCGCTCGCTCCTCGCTCGCCGACTACGGTGATGTCCGGATCGCCCATGGCGACTCCCTGCGGGCCGACCGCTACCCGGGGCTCGCCGCCGACCTGGTGCTCTGCGACCCACCGGTCGCCGCAGGGGACTGGGGCCGGGACGAGCTCCTGCTCGACCACCGATGGGAGTTCGGCACCCCGTCCCGCGCAGAGGGCGAACTCGCCTGGCTCCAACACGCGTATGCGCACACCGCGCCGGGCGGACATGTGCTCATGGTGATGCCCGCCTCCGTCGCCTACCGGAAAGCCGGTCGCCGGATCCGTGCCGAGCTCGTCCGCCGCGGCATCGTCCGCCAGATCGTAGCCCTGCCTGGCGGGGTCGCCTCCGGTCACGTCCTGCCGATCCACCTCTGGACCCTGCGGCGGCCGGAGGAGGGCGATCCGCGTCCCGACAGTGTCCACCTGATCGACCTGACCGAGAACAACCCCGGGGGCCCGCTGCAGCCCACCGACGCACAGGTCGTCGATGTTCCCCTGGTCGATCTCCTCGACGACGTCGTCGACCTCACCCCTGCCGCCCACTTGCCCACTGCCCGGCGCGACCTCGCCGACGAGTACGAACAGGCTCGTTCCGACCTCGCCGACGCCCTCGCCGGGCTGGGCGGCCGACTGCCCGACCTGCGCCGTGGCGACGGCGCTGACCTGTGGGACGGCGCCACCGTTACCGTCTCCGACCTCATCCGGGCCGGACTCGTCGAACTGCAGGCCGGCGAACCCCGGGTGGTCGGCGGCCAGGTCGACCCCGAGTACCTCGACGGGTTCCTACGCGCCGGCTCCAACGTCCGCCGCTCCACTTCCCAGAGCGGCTCATACCGCCTCGACGTCAAGGGCGCCCGCATTCCCCAACGCGAACTTCCCGTCCAGCGTCGTTACGGAACCGCGTTCCGGGCTCTGCTCGACATGGAGCGCGAGGCCGGACGTGTGGCCGAAGCCGCGCAGAGACTCGCCGACATTGCCCGTGAGGGGCTGGGCAGCGGAAACCTGGAGCCTGGCGGCGGGTGA